The nucleotide window GGCCTTTACATGGCTGCTGTATTCGAAGGGCGTAAAACCTTCCTCGATCCCGTCATCCGCCCCGTCGAGATGCTGGTCTACCGACTCTGCGGCGTCAAGCACGAGGAAGAGATGAACTGGCGTGAATACGGCACAGCCGTCATGCTCTTCAGCTTCGTCTCCATGCTGCTGACCTATGCCATCCAGCGGCTCCAGCATATCCTCCCCTGGAACCCGCAGGGTCTGCCCGGCGTCGAGCAGGCCCTGGCCTGGAATACAGCCAGCTCTTTCACCACCAACACCAACTGGCAGTCGTACGTACCCGAAGCCACCATGAGCTACTTCACGCAGATGGTCGGCCTCGCCTATCACAACTTCCTCAGTGGAGCAGTCGGCATCGCTGTCGCCATTGCCCTCCTGCGCGGCATCGCACGCAAGCAGTCCTCGACCATCGGCAACTTCTGGGTCGACAGCACGCGCAGCGTCCTCTACATTCTGCTGCCCATCTGCCTCATCCTCGCGCCGGTGCTCATCGGCCAGGGCGTCGTGCAGAACCTGCATCCTTACACCACCGCGCACACGCTCGAAAACGGCACGCAGACCATCGCCCAGGGCCCTATCGCTTCGCAGGAAGCAATCAAGATGCTCGGCACCAATGGCGGCGGTTTCCTGAACGCCAACAGCGCGCATCCGTTTGAGAACCCCACCCCCTTCAGCAATTTCCTTGAGATTCTCGCCATGTTCCTCATCCCCGCGGCGCTCACTGTCACGCTGGGACGCATGGCAGGCTCGCCCGGACATGGCTGGGCGGTCTTCTCCTGCATGCTGCTGCTATGGCTGGTCAGCGTCTTCTGCATTTATGCGGCGGAAACGCACGCCCATCCGCTCCTGCACGGCGTCGATCAGCAGCACACCGCATTACAGGATGGCGGCAACCAGGAGGGCAAGGAGATCCGCTTCGGCCAGGCCGGCTCGGCGCTCTTCGCCGGAACGACGACCGACATCAGCTGCGGCGCAGTCAACGGCATGCATGACTCCTTCACCCCGCTCGGCGGCCTCGTCGTCCTCGCCAACATCATGCTCGGGGAAATCGTCTTCGGCGGCGTCGGCTCCGGTCTCTACGGCATGCTCATCTATGTCGTGCTGGCTGTCTTTATCGCCGGTCTCATGGTCGGCCGTACCCCGGAATACCTCGGCAAGAAGATCGAAGCCTTTGACGTGAAGATGGCCATGCTCTATGTGCTCATCTTCCCGCTCCTCATTCTCGTGCTCACGGCGATTTCCGTGCTCGCGCCGCAGATGGGTCTTTCCAGCCTCAATAACGGTGGCCCGCACGGCCTGACGGAAATCCTCTACGCCTTCACCTCGGCTGCCGGCAACAACGGCTCGGCCTTTGCCGGACTCAATGCGAATACCCACTGGTACAACATCGCGCTCGGCTTCACCATGCTTTCCGGTCGCTTCCTGATGATGGTGCCGATGATTGCCCTGGCCGGAAATCTTGCCCAGAAGAAGAGCGTACCGCCTTCACCGGGAACCTTCCCCGTGAACTCCTCGCTCTTCACCATTCTGCTCACCGGCGTCATCCTCATCGTCGGCGCGCTGACTTTCTTCCCCGTACTCTCGCTCGGACCGATCCTCGAGCACCTGCTGCTGAAGCAGGGAGTCCTTTTCTAAATCACGTCGGAGAGATACCAAAATGGCAGAAAAACAGAGTCTCTGGAATCCGGCGATCCTCGGGCAGGCGGCGGTGGGCGCCATCACCAAGCTCAATCCCCGCCTGATGCTCAAGAATCCGGTCATGTTCGTCGTCGAGGTCGGCAGCGTCCTCACCACTGCGCTGCTTATTCAGGACGTCGTCCTGCACCGGCCCATCGGTTTCAATCTTCAGATCACCCTTTGGCTGTGGTTTACCGTGCTCTTCGCCAACTTCGCCGAAGCCATGGCCGAAGGCCGTGGCAAGGCCCAGGCAGACACGCTGCGCAAAGCCAAAGGCGAAACCATGGCCTACCGCTACAACGAGCACGGCTCTCTTGAGGCCGTATCCAGCTCCGCGCTTCGCTCCGGGGATGTCATCAAGGTAGAAGCCGGCCAGTTCATCGCCGGCGACGGCGAGGTTATCGAAGGCGTGGCCTCGGTCGACGAATCGGCCATCACCGGCGAGTCCGCGCCCGTCATCCGTGAAGCCGGCGGCGACCGCTCGGCCGTCACCGGCGGCACGCGCGTCCTCTCCGACTGGGTGAAAATCCGCATCACCTCCAACCCCGGCGAAACCTTCCTCGACCGCATGATCGCGCTCGTCGAAGGGGCTTCGCGGCAGAAGACCCCGAATGAGATTGCGCTGAGCATCCTGCTCTCCGGCCTCACCATCATCTTCCTGCTCGCCGTCACCACGCTCCAGCCCTTTGCCATTTACTCGCACGCGCCGCAGACCATCTTCGTGCTCGTCTCGTTGCTCGTCTGCCTGATTCCCACCACCATCGGCGGCCTGCTCTCCGCCATCGGCATCGCCGGCATGGATCGTCTTGTGCAATACAACGTCCTTGCCATGTCCGGCCGTGCTGTCGAAGCAGCGGGCGACGTCAACACTCTGCTGCTCGACAAGACTGGCACCATCACCCTCGGCAACCGCCAGGCTACGGAATTCTTCCCTGCTCCCGACATCAGCACCGAGCGCCTTGCCGACGCCGCGCAGCTCGCATCTTTCTCGGATGAAACCCCGGAAGGCCGCTCCATCGTCGTCCTTGCTAAGGAGAAGTACAACCTCCGCGGCCGCGACCTCACCAACATGCGCGCCGAGTTCGTGCCCTTCAGCGCGCAGACCCGCATGTCCGGCATCGATCTCCCCGGCACCGCGATCCGCAAAGGCTCTGCCGATGCTATCGCCCGCTTCCTCGAGCAGCAGGGCTCAAGCCTGCCGCGCAAGGTCAGCGATAAGGTCGAAGAGATCGCCCGCATGGGCGGCACGCCGCTCGTCGTCGCGGAGAACTCCACCGCGCTCGGCGTCGTCTACCTCAAGGACATCGTCAAGGGCGGCCTCAAGGATCGTCTCGCCCGCCTGCGCGCCATGGGCATCCGCACCATCATGATCACCGGCGACAATCCCCTCACCGCCGCTGTAATCGCCCGCGAAGCCGGTGTCGACGACTTCCTCGCCGAAGCCAAGCCCAAAGACAAGATGGACCTCATCAAGCGCGAGCAGGCCAAGGGCAAGCTCGTTGCCATGACCGGGGACGGCACCAACGACGCACCCGCGCTCGCTCAGGCGGACGTAGGCGTCGCCATGAACTCCGGTACGCAGGCCGCGAAAGAAGCCGGCAACATGGTCGATCTCGACTCCAACCCTACCAAGCTCATCGAGATTGTGGAGATCGGCAAACAGCTTCTCATGACCCGTGGCGCGCTCACCACCTTCTCCATCGCCAACGACGTGGCGAAGTACTTTGCCATCATCCCGGCGATGTTCGCCGGCGCTTTCCCGGTGCTCAATGCGCTGAATATCATGCACCTGGCCACGCCGCATTCTGCGATTCTCTCCGCCGTGATATTTAACGCGTTAATCATCATCGGCCTCATCCCGCTGGCGCTCAAGGGCGTCAAGTACGAACCGAAATCGGCGGCGGCTCTGCTGCGCCGCAATCTGCTCATCTACGGTGTGGGAGGCGTCATCGTCCCCTTCATCGGCATCAAGGCGATCGATATCGTCATCACCGCTCTTCACCTGGCGTAAGCCTTGAGAGAAACAGACACAGGAACAAACACGATGACCTCGCAACTCAATATCGCCATCCGCTTCACGCTGGTCACTACACTGCTGCTGGGAATTCTCTATCCGCTCGCCGTAACCGGGTTTGCGCACTTCACCATGCCCGCAAAGGCCGATGGCGAACTCATCCAGCACAACGGTCAGGTTCTCGGCTCCGAGCTTCTCGGGCAGAGCTTCGCCGGAGACAGCTACTTCCACGGCCGTCCTTCTGCTGCCGGCAACGGGTATGACGCCTCCAATTCCGGAGGCTCCAACCTTGCGCAGTCCAGCAAGAAACTTGTCGACCGCATTTCCGGGGATGTCGCTACATATCAGAAGAGCAACCCGGGCCAGCCCGTGCCGATCGATCTCGTCACCACTTCCGGCTCCGGCCTCGATCCGGATATCAGCCCCGCAGCCGCGCTCTACCAGGTGCATCGCGTCGCCGCAGCCCGTCATCTGTCCGATGACACCGTGCGCGCGCTCGTCGAACAGCACATCACCGGACGCCAGTTCGGTATTCTCGGCGAGCCGCGCGTTAACGTGCTCGCTCTCAACCTTGCACTGGACGCTCAGTCGAAGTAGCGCATTACATCGTACTGCGGCGAAGGCGTCCCAAGGCCTTCGCCGCAGTACGCATCTCCTCTTCCCGCGTAAGACAATCCGGACAAAGCCTCAGCCATGGCCCGCGCGCGTCGCAGACAATACCCTCACGCTCCAGCGCCTGCACCCACGCCTTTGCATCCTTCGCATAAATCGAAAGAAACGCGCCATGAGCGCCGTCTCCGCCGCGCATCGGTCCAATCCCCTCAGCGTCCAGAAGGCCACGTAATAGCGCAAGCTGCTGCAGACTATATGCCCGCAGCCGCTCGATCCCCATCGCCTGCACAAACTCCTGGCCGCTGCGTGCCTGGTAATAGGTAAAAACCGGTGGGGTGGATTCGAGAAAGCCATCGCCTCCCTGCTTCAGCAGAGGAGGATCAGGCCGCTCGTATGCGAATGTCTCTTCTTTCGCGAACCATCCGATATCCAGCGGCTTCAACCCCTCGCCCATCACCTGCGGTGAAAGATACAGGTAGCAAGCCCCCGGCCCTCCGCGCAGATATTTGTAACTGCCACCGATTAAGAAGTCCGCGCCCAGTTGCTGCACATCCACCGGCACCACGCCAACGGCATGATAGGCATCGACCAGCAGTCGGGCTTCATGGCGATGACAGGCCACAGCCAGCTTCTCAAGTCCATCCAGCAGCTGCCCGGTCATAAACATCACCATCGAGACCACCACCAGGTCGACTCCAGCCTCCAGCGCTGCAATCAGCGCGTCGACATGATAGGAGCCCTCAGAATCCGCGTCGATCCATCGCAGCTCAATCTCACCCATCGCTGCATATTGCCGCAGGATCACGTCAATCGAGTCGAACTCGCCTCGCGTCGTCAACACCCGCAGCCTGCCCGGCAGCGCATTCAACACCGTGCGCAGTCCCTGGCCGGCCGAGGCCTTCGGCACAATGCAATCCGGCCGAGGCGCATGAATCATCCGTGCGATACGCGCGCGAAATGCCTCCTGCTCTGCGAGCCATGGAGCCCACGCCTCATCCAGCCCGCGATACCAGACGCTCACCGCCTCCGCCAGGTCATCAGCCATGGCGTCCAGCGGTCTGCCCAGCGAATGATTGGCGAGGTAGATGCGATCGCTCGCCAGCACCCGCGAAAACAGCGGCGCAAGATGCCGTTGGATCAGACCTTCTTCAAGCGGCCTTCCTGCAAATGCTGCCACCGCCTGCGCGATACGGCTCATTTCTGCCTCAGCCCGGTCCGTACAGCTAACAGCTCCGGGAAAAAGGTTAGCTCCAATGCCTGCCGCAGAAAGCCCACGCCAGACGACCCGCCTGTTCCCTGCCGGAACCCGATAATCCGCTCCACCGTCTTCATGTGCCGGAAGCGCCAGAGCTGGAAGTACTCCTCCACATCCACCAGCTTTTCGCACATCTCATAGGCATCCCAGTAGGCCCGCGGATGCTCATAGATCTCGCGAAGCACGGCCACCAGCTCATCCGAGCGCTGGTGCGGCTCACTCCAGTCCCGATCCAGGCACCCCTCCGGCACGGCCAGTCCGCGCCGCTTCAGATGCAGCAGAAATTCGTCGTACAGGCTCGGCGCCGTCAGCGCGTCCAGCAGGTCCGCGTGGATGACCTCATCGTGCGCAAACACCTTCAGCGCCTCGCGATTCTTATTGCCCAGGAGAAACTCCAGCTTCCGGTACTGATAGGACTGAAAGCCGGAAGCATGTCCCAGCACCCCGCGAAACTCCATGTACTCCGAAGGGGTCAGCGTTTCAAGCACCGCCCACTGCTCGAACAGCTGCATCTGGATGAGCTTCACCCGCGACAAAATCTTGAAGCACGGATCGAGTTGATCCCCCCGCACCAACCGCATCGCCGCCTCCAGCTCATGAATCATCTGCTTGATCCATAGCTCCGAGACCTGGTGCTGAATAATAAACAGCATCTCGTCGTGGTGAGGAGGATTGGAAAGCGGCTTCTGCTGCGAAAGCAACTGCGGCAGGCACAGATACCCTGCATAACTCATGCGATCGGCAAAATCCGTCACGATACTCGATTCAAGCGGCCTGCGATTCTCGTCCAACGCTCACTCCCCCTGTTCCTGTCTACCGTGTTCCCGTCTCACGCCGGAACAGCCTCGTCTCCATGCCACCTTCGATCATAGGCGACCGCCCCTGCCAATTCCGGCGCTGCTGGTTATAATCGCAACTGCACCCTGCTCCCCTGCCGTCTTTTCTGCCGGAGTCACGCACGTATGACAGAGCTGCCGTCCACCCCGCTCACCCTGATCGATGGAGCCCGCGAAGTCCAGCTCCTCATCACCCAGAGCCCCTTCACCGTCGGCCGCATGCCGGGGAGCGACCTGCTGCTCGAGCACGAATACATCTCGCGCCGCCACGCCGAAATTCAATTCCAGGCCGGAGCCTTCATCCTCGTCGATCAGGGCAGCCGCCATGGCACCTTCGTCAACGGACATCGTGTACAGCGCCACAAGCTCGAGATCAACGACACCATCCACTTCGGCACCACCGACGGCCCCATGGTCCGCTTCGGCGTGCGCGGCCACACTTCCAGCTCCACCATGCGCTCGCTCATCGATCACCTTCATCCCGCGAATGAGCCCAACACCGCCATCGAGAAACTGAGCTGGTTCCTGGAAGCCGCCCGCAAGCTGAACGACGTCGGAGCCGTGGACCAAATCCTCTCCGCCCTTGTCGAAACCACGCTCGAGCTCACCCGCGTCGAGCGCGGATTTGTCTTCCTCTGCGACACGCGAACCAGAACCCTCAAGCTCGCCGTCGGCCGCGGCAGTGACGGTTCCGTCCTCAGCGACGAAGCCACCATCTCCCACAGCGCCATCCAGCAGGCCATTCACGGCGAAGGCCAGTTCATCGTCACTGACACGCTCAGCGCCGAGACCGGTGCGCCGTCAGAC belongs to Silvibacterium dinghuense and includes:
- the kdpA gene encoding potassium-transporting ATPase subunit KdpA, with translation MTANGWLQILLLLAAVVILMRPLGLYMAAVFEGRKTFLDPVIRPVEMLVYRLCGVKHEEEMNWREYGTAVMLFSFVSMLLTYAIQRLQHILPWNPQGLPGVEQALAWNTASSFTTNTNWQSYVPEATMSYFTQMVGLAYHNFLSGAVGIAVAIALLRGIARKQSSTIGNFWVDSTRSVLYILLPICLILAPVLIGQGVVQNLHPYTTAHTLENGTQTIAQGPIASQEAIKMLGTNGGGFLNANSAHPFENPTPFSNFLEILAMFLIPAALTVTLGRMAGSPGHGWAVFSCMLLLWLVSVFCIYAAETHAHPLLHGVDQQHTALQDGGNQEGKEIRFGQAGSALFAGTTTDISCGAVNGMHDSFTPLGGLVVLANIMLGEIVFGGVGSGLYGMLIYVVLAVFIAGLMVGRTPEYLGKKIEAFDVKMAMLYVLIFPLLILVLTAISVLAPQMGLSSLNNGGPHGLTEILYAFTSAAGNNGSAFAGLNANTHWYNIALGFTMLSGRFLMMVPMIALAGNLAQKKSVPPSPGTFPVNSSLFTILLTGVILIVGALTFFPVLSLGPILEHLLLKQGVLF
- the kdpB gene encoding potassium-transporting ATPase subunit KdpB; this encodes MAEKQSLWNPAILGQAAVGAITKLNPRLMLKNPVMFVVEVGSVLTTALLIQDVVLHRPIGFNLQITLWLWFTVLFANFAEAMAEGRGKAQADTLRKAKGETMAYRYNEHGSLEAVSSSALRSGDVIKVEAGQFIAGDGEVIEGVASVDESAITGESAPVIREAGGDRSAVTGGTRVLSDWVKIRITSNPGETFLDRMIALVEGASRQKTPNEIALSILLSGLTIIFLLAVTTLQPFAIYSHAPQTIFVLVSLLVCLIPTTIGGLLSAIGIAGMDRLVQYNVLAMSGRAVEAAGDVNTLLLDKTGTITLGNRQATEFFPAPDISTERLADAAQLASFSDETPEGRSIVVLAKEKYNLRGRDLTNMRAEFVPFSAQTRMSGIDLPGTAIRKGSADAIARFLEQQGSSLPRKVSDKVEEIARMGGTPLVVAENSTALGVVYLKDIVKGGLKDRLARLRAMGIRTIMITGDNPLTAAVIAREAGVDDFLAEAKPKDKMDLIKREQAKGKLVAMTGDGTNDAPALAQADVGVAMNSGTQAAKEAGNMVDLDSNPTKLIEIVEIGKQLLMTRGALTTFSIANDVAKYFAIIPAMFAGAFPVLNALNIMHLATPHSAILSAVIFNALIIIGLIPLALKGVKYEPKSAAALLRRNLLIYGVGGVIVPFIGIKAIDIVITALHLA
- the kdpC gene encoding potassium-transporting ATPase subunit KdpC; amino-acid sequence: MTSQLNIAIRFTLVTTLLLGILYPLAVTGFAHFTMPAKADGELIQHNGQVLGSELLGQSFAGDSYFHGRPSAAGNGYDASNSGGSNLAQSSKKLVDRISGDVATYQKSNPGQPVPIDLVTTSGSGLDPDISPAAALYQVHRVAAARHLSDDTVRALVEQHITGRQFGILGEPRVNVLALNLALDAQSK
- a CDS encoding aminotransferase class V-fold PLP-dependent enzyme; this translates as MSRIAQAVAAFAGRPLEEGLIQRHLAPLFSRVLASDRIYLANHSLGRPLDAMADDLAEAVSVWYRGLDEAWAPWLAEQEAFRARIARMIHAPRPDCIVPKASAGQGLRTVLNALPGRLRVLTTRGEFDSIDVILRQYAAMGEIELRWIDADSEGSYHVDALIAALEAGVDLVVVSMVMFMTGQLLDGLEKLAVACHRHEARLLVDAYHAVGVVPVDVQQLGADFLIGGSYKYLRGGPGACYLYLSPQVMGEGLKPLDIGWFAKEETFAYERPDPPLLKQGGDGFLESTPPVFTYYQARSGQEFVQAMGIERLRAYSLQQLALLRGLLDAEGIGPMRGGDGAHGAFLSIYAKDAKAWVQALEREGIVCDARGPWLRLCPDCLTREEEMRTAAKALGRLRRSTM
- a CDS encoding tryptophan 2,3-dioxygenase, producing MDENRRPLESSIVTDFADRMSYAGYLCLPQLLSQQKPLSNPPHHDEMLFIIQHQVSELWIKQMIHELEAAMRLVRGDQLDPCFKILSRVKLIQMQLFEQWAVLETLTPSEYMEFRGVLGHASGFQSYQYRKLEFLLGNKNREALKVFAHDEVIHADLLDALTAPSLYDEFLLHLKRRGLAVPEGCLDRDWSEPHQRSDELVAVLREIYEHPRAYWDAYEMCEKLVDVEEYFQLWRFRHMKTVERIIGFRQGTGGSSGVGFLRQALELTFFPELLAVRTGLRQK